In one Spirosoma rigui genomic region, the following are encoded:
- the sufC gene encoding Fe-S cluster assembly ATPase SufC, translated as MLSINNLQASIGEKQILKGLNLEVNAGEVHAIMGPNGAGKSTLASVLAGREDYEVTGGSVLFDGQDLLDMAPEERAAEGIFLAFQYPVEIPGVSTTNFLKTAMNEIRKYRGQDPLDAVQFLKLMKEKMKLVNIDQSLLSRSLNEGFSGGEKKRNEIFQMAMLEPKLAILDETDSGLDIDALRIVAEGVNTLRSPERATIVVTHYQRLLDYIVPDYVHVLYQGRIVKSGPKELALELEEKGYDWIKAEVEAI; from the coding sequence ATGTTATCAATCAATAATTTACAGGCCTCCATCGGCGAAAAACAAATTCTGAAAGGACTAAATCTGGAGGTTAACGCCGGTGAGGTTCATGCCATTATGGGTCCCAACGGTGCTGGCAAAAGCACGCTGGCATCGGTACTGGCGGGCCGCGAGGACTATGAAGTAACGGGCGGCAGCGTGCTGTTCGATGGTCAGGACTTGCTGGACATGGCTCCCGAAGAACGGGCTGCCGAAGGCATTTTCCTGGCGTTTCAATACCCGGTCGAAATTCCGGGCGTGAGCACAACGAATTTTTTAAAGACCGCAATGAACGAAATTCGCAAGTATCGCGGGCAAGATCCCCTCGATGCGGTGCAGTTTCTGAAATTGATGAAAGAGAAGATGAAACTGGTCAATATTGATCAGTCATTATTGAGCCGGTCACTGAACGAAGGGTTTTCGGGCGGTGAAAAAAAGCGCAACGAGATCTTCCAGATGGCTATGCTCGAACCGAAGCTGGCAATTCTGGACGAAACCGATTCGGGTCTGGACATCGACGCCCTGCGCATCGTGGCCGAAGGCGTAAACACACTGCGGTCGCCGGAACGGGCAACCATCGTTGTGACTCACTACCAGCGGCTGCTCGACTATATCGTTCCTGATTACGTGCACGTCCTGTATCAGGGCCGTATTGTAAAGTCGGGTCCGAAAGAACTGGCACTCGAACTGGAAGAAAAAGGCTACGATTGGATCAAGGCTGAAGTAGAAGCAATCTGA